A portion of the Granulosicoccus antarcticus IMCC3135 genome contains these proteins:
- a CDS encoding AAA family ATPase, with translation MKDSLPNNADSTYITTGDLQEAIDAALILERPLLIKGEPGTGKTELAIDVARRLNAPLHTWHIKSTTRAQQGLYEYDAVSRLRDSQLGDARVEDIGNYIVRGVLWDAFVSDERCVVLIDEIDKADIEFPNDLLQELDRMAFEVYETRETIKARQRPLIIITSNNEKELPDAFLRRCFFHYISFPDRQTMQRIVDSHFPDIKPDLLSAAMEVFFDLREVPGLKKKPSTSELLDWLKLLIADDLPADALGADDIRTVLPKMHGALLKNEQDVHLFERIIFLHKQQQNRKR, from the coding sequence ATGAAAGATTCACTACCCAACAACGCAGACAGCACCTATATCACCACCGGTGATCTGCAAGAAGCCATTGATGCCGCCCTGATTCTGGAACGCCCGCTACTGATCAAGGGTGAACCCGGCACGGGCAAAACAGAACTGGCCATTGACGTCGCTCGCCGACTCAACGCTCCCCTGCATACCTGGCATATCAAGTCGACGACCCGCGCGCAACAGGGCTTGTATGAATACGATGCCGTGTCCCGGCTACGAGATTCGCAACTGGGAGACGCCCGAGTCGAAGATATCGGCAACTACATCGTTCGAGGCGTGTTGTGGGATGCCTTTGTCAGCGATGAGCGCTGCGTGGTACTCATTGATGAAATCGACAAGGCCGATATCGAATTTCCCAACGACTTGTTGCAAGAACTGGATCGCATGGCGTTTGAAGTCTACGAGACCCGCGAAACAATAAAAGCCCGTCAGCGACCGCTGATCATCATCACCAGCAACAACGAGAAAGAACTACCTGACGCTTTCCTGCGCCGCTGCTTCTTTCATTACATCAGCTTCCCCGACAGGCAGACCATGCAACGCATAGTCGATTCGCATTTTCCGGACATCAAGCCCGATTTGCTGAGTGCTGCCATGGAAGTATTCTTCGATCTGCGTGAGGTGCCCGGATTGAAGAAGAAGCCGTCCACATCCGAATTACTGGACTGGCTGAAACTGCTGATAGCGGATGATCTGCCTGCCGATGCTCTGGGAGCTGACGACATTCGTACCGTGCTACCCAAAATGCACGGAGCGCTGCTGAAGAATGAGCAGGATGTGCATCTGTTTGAACGCATCATTTTTCTGCACAAGCAGCAGCAAAACAGAAAACGCTGA
- a CDS encoding HIT domain-containing protein — MIEETIFSKIIRKELPSDMLYQDELVTAFRDINPQRPTHVLIIPNRHIPTVDDVTPEDEAAMGRMISVARKIARDEGIDQKGYRLIINCGEHGRQEVPHIHMHMLGGDDVGPMLSRKD; from the coding sequence ATGATTGAAGAAACAATATTCAGCAAGATCATCCGCAAGGAACTGCCCTCCGACATGCTCTATCAGGATGAGCTGGTGACCGCATTTCGTGACATCAACCCGCAACGACCCACACACGTCCTCATTATCCCGAACCGTCACATTCCGACGGTTGACGATGTCACCCCCGAGGATGAAGCTGCGATGGGCCGAATGATCAGCGTGGCGCGCAAGATTGCACGCGATGAAGGCATTGATCAGAAAGGCTATCGCCTGATCATCAACTGTGGTGAGCATGGTCGCCAGGAAGTTCCGCATATCCACATGCATATGCTGGGTGGCGATGATGTCGGCCCCATGCTAAGCCGCAAAGACTGA
- a CDS encoding cob(I)yrinic acid a,c-diamide adenosyltransferase, protein MGNRLSKIYTRTGDDGTTGLGDGSRTDKDGIRVDAYGTTDELNSVIGLVLAQDVPEIVARVLHEIQHHLFDLGGELCIPGHQAIQQTHIDWLEQTLDHFNADLPALKDFILPGGSQSAASCHLARTVCRRAERLVVSLQRVESVPPFSLKYLNRLSDLLFVIARVLARHQGGSEVLWQKDRSPIELSS, encoded by the coding sequence ATGGGAAACAGACTGTCGAAAATCTATACACGCACCGGTGATGACGGGACGACCGGTCTGGGTGATGGTAGCCGAACCGATAAGGATGGCATACGGGTTGATGCCTACGGTACCACCGATGAGCTGAACTCCGTAATCGGCCTGGTGCTGGCGCAGGATGTGCCGGAAATCGTTGCCAGGGTGTTGCATGAAATTCAGCATCATCTGTTCGATCTGGGGGGCGAATTGTGTATCCCGGGTCATCAGGCAATCCAGCAAACCCACATCGACTGGCTTGAACAGACTCTGGATCATTTCAACGCTGATCTGCCTGCTCTGAAGGATTTCATTTTACCCGGTGGCAGTCAGTCAGCCGCCAGCTGCCATCTGGCTCGTACTGTGTGTCGTCGGGCTGAACGTCTGGTCGTATCATTGCAGCGCGTGGAGAGCGTACCGCCATTCAGTCTCAAGTACCTGAACCGACTGTCTGACTTGTTATTCGTTATCGCTAGAGTATTGGCACGGCATCAGGGCGGCAGTGAGGTGCTCTGGCAGAAAGATCGTTCGCCTATCGAACTGAGCAGCTGA